In the genome of Paenibacillus pabuli, the window TGGATGATCCGCAATTTATTCAATCCCGGTTTACGGTGGGGTACTAAGGGCTGCAGAGTAAAGGACGGGAAAAACAGATGCGAATATTAGAATGAAGCGAAGCAGCTTGGAAAACGAAAGAGGCATTGCGACATTAACCTATTCGAAGATGTAAATTTCCGTGAATTTCACCGGGGAGGGATGAACGTTGTTTATCGTAACCGCTGAACAGATGAGAGCTGTGGATGAGCATACGATTCACAAGCTTGGCATTCCTGCTGCCAGTCTGATGGAGAACGCGGGCAGAGCCATTGCCGAGGAAGTTATTCAGTTGTGCCGGGAGTACAGGGCTGAGCAGATGGGCCAGCGTTCGCAGCAGCATGGCAGCTGGAACAATGGAAATGGGAAGCGGGCACACACGGGGCCCGGGGATCGGTCTGGTCATGGTAGCGACATCATTGCCGATCCGGCGCTCGTGATGGAGCAACCCGGCGATCAGCAGTGGTACATGCTGATCGGCAAGGGCAACAATGGCGGCGACGGGCTGGTTGCGGCGCGCCATTTGGTTGAAGCGGGGCTCGGCGTGACTTTGGTCTACGCCGATGCGCCGGATGCACTGCGGGGCGAGGCCGCAGTGCAGCGGGATGCCGCCGCGGAGCTCGGCATCCCTGCCTTGGTCCACGGGCGCGAAGCCGTGGACTTCAGCCGGTGCACAGGCATCGTGGATGCGCTGCTGGGCACCGGCTCGCGTGGGGCGCCGCGCGGAGTATACGCGGCGCTGATTGAGGCGGCGAACGACAGCGGCAAGCCGGTCGTGTCTGCCGATGTGCCAAGCGGGCTGAATGCCGACACCGGGGAGGTATATGAGCCCTGTATTCAGGCCCGGGTGACTGTATGTCTCGCGCTGCTTAAGCGCGGACTGGTGCAGTACCCGGGTGCCTCTGCCGCGGGGCGCATCGTCGTGCGCTCCATCGGCATTCCCGCGCGGCTTGCGCCGGAGCATGGCCCCTCGGTCCGTCTGCTGACGGAAGAGGTGCTGCGCAGTGCGCTGCGCGTGGACACGAGCCGCCTCCGGGTAACGGACGGCCACAAGGGCACTTACGGCCACGTTCTGCTGGCCGCAGGCAGTCTGCCGATGAGCGGCGCAGGCCTGCTCTCGGCCAAAGCCGCGCTGCGCGCTGGCTGCGGGCTCGCCACATGGGCGCTGCCCGCGGCACTGCTGCCGCATGTCATTGGCACCGTGCCCGAGCTCATGCTCGCTGCCGCCGCCGATGGCGACAGCGGCGAATGGAACGCGGCTTCCGCCGACGCCGTGCTGCGTCTCGCGGAAAGCCGCGACGTGCTCGCGACCGGCCCCGGCCTCGGCCGCTTCAAGGGCGACACCGACTGGCTGCGCCGTCTGTGGCAGCAAACGGATCGTCCGCTCGTCATTGACGCGGACGCCCTCAACATGCTTGCAGACGCTGGCCCAACCGGGCCTCGCGACTGGGGCAAACGAAGTGCGGCGACGATTCTGACGCCGCACCCCGGGGAGATGGGCCGACTGCTGGGCATGTCGACCCCCGAAGTGCAGCGTGACCGAATCGGACACGCTGTACGGTACGCCCGCGAGCAAGGCGTGACTCTCGTGCTCAAGGGAGCACGAACGGTCATTGCAACGCCATCCGGCGAGGCGTATGTTAACACCACCGGGCACGCTGGCATGGCCACCGGCGGTGCGGGAGACGTATTGACCGGCATTATCGCCGGTCTGCTCGCCCAGGGTCTCAGCGCGGAGCAGGCTGCTGCCTTTGGTGTGTTCCTTCACGGTCAGGCCGGGGAGCGAGCCGCGTTACTGCGCGGTGATCCGGCATCCCTGCTTGCCGGGGATATTATGGACGCACTATAAATCAAGGGCATAAGCGGAGGCGGCAAGTACACTCAAGAAATACCCGCAAGAAGTACCCGCAAGAAGTACACACAGGAAGAACACGCAAGGAAGTGCACGCAAAAGTGACACTCTGCATCCCCTGCGCATAACAGAAACAAGTAAACCATCCATAACATCAAGCAAGAAAGGGATGTCCTGTAGTCATCAACATGACGTGGACATCCCTTTTTAGTGCCTTTTCAGTGTAATTACCTTTTAACGAACCGGGATCACGCTATTGGCTGCATTTTCCATTGATCTGCGGTTTAACGAATCACAGCGACGTTATTATCCCTAATCGGCAGGTTCTTGCCCAAGTTTGTATAAGTATAAAGGGAATAGCGTGCCTGGAATTCGTTAAACTGTTCATTCAACGCAAATCCTCCAATTAACGTTTGTACGATTCGCTAGAATGGGTTAGCGATTCGATCCAAAAGAAGGAAGTCTCTTCCAACCTTCGGTACAGCGGCTTCTCTTCTTTCTTTTATCATGGTTCAGTTACAACCGGAACCGTAATAGCTCCTGATGCATCTCTGCACTGATATCCCGCAGGGTTTTCACCTTGGTGCTTGCTTCGGCGAATGAACGCTGCTGCTCGGCCGTTGAAGCGGTAATTTCCTCGCTGCTTGCAGCCGATTGCTCCGTGATGGCGCTGATGTTTTCAATCGCCTGCTGAACCTGTGCGCTGAGTTCACTGGACTGCTTCATGTCTTCCGCAAGCTGGTTAATGCTTGTACTAATCCGCTCCACACTGTGACGAATTCCAGAGAAGGATTTGCCGGTTTTTCCAGTGGCCTGCTCCTGTTCGGCAAAGAGCTGATTGCTCTGTGTCACCGAGGTTTTCACTTTGCCCATGGCCGCTGTGATTTCACCAACTGCTGCAAAGATATGCTGAACCGATTGCTCCGATTGCTCGGCCAATTTCTTCACTTCTCCTGCGACGACAGCAAAGCCACGTCCGGCTTCACCTGCGCGTGCCGCTTCGATGGAGGCGTTCAGAGACAGAAGGGTGGTCTGCGTAGCAATGCCCGACACATAGGCAGTCATGGTGGCAATCCGGGAGGCACTCTCCTCCAGTTCCTGGACCGTCTTTTCTACCTCGGTCATGGCAATCCGGTTTACTTCAGCCAGTCGAAGCTGTTCCTGTATGGCAATGTGCCCCTCCTGCACGGAACTCAGAACCTCGTTACCATAGACGGCTGATTGGGCAGTCGCCTGAAGATTGCTTTCGAATGTATGCTGCATCTTATCCACGACCATAACCGTTTCACTTAGATCCTCAGCAATTTTTTGACTGCCAATCGATAGTTCTTCGGTCGTTCGGGAGACTTGCTGCACTATGGCTTGCACGGTATCATTGCCGCGATCGATATCCTGGGCCATCCCATCAACACGGTTTCCTGCCGCACCGATGGATTGAATGATACTTCGAATATTCCCCGTCATAAGGCGGAAGGAGCGGTTTAAGTCATCCAGTTCATCTTTGCCTCGGGTCTCTGGAAGCTGCTGCGTGAGGTCCCCGTCTGCAATTTGTCCTGCCGCTTCCTTCAAGGTGCGAATACGTCTCGCCAATTTTCGTGAAGTATACATGTTGAACAGCAGGACAGCGACAAGCAGCACGATGGCCCCGACGAGTGCAATCTGCCATGTACGCTGAATATCTTGTTCAAGATCTACTGTGTATTGGTCATATCGATCCCGGGTCACCTCATCCAGCATATAAATATCATTTTGTATGCCTTTGACCCGTGAACTGAAACGTTTGGCGTCCGAGCTGTTCATGGCTGTGATAGCTTCAGTGGCACCGGTGTCCAGAGCTGTCAATTTCGTTTGAATCGATTGGATCAGTCGAAGCTGTTCATCCGTTTCCAGCAAGCCTTCCGTGAGCTGTTTCACCATCGTTTTACCTTCGTCCAGCAAACGGGCTACGTTATCCTGATTGCCAGCTGTCATGGAGAACGAGTACACATCGAGCGCCTGCTCGGTCTGGATCTGGTTAGCGTTCAACTCCGTGACTTTCAGCATGGCAGGCACCAGATTTTGATTTTTGGCATTCATGTTTAGCAATTGAATAATGATATAGGCTACTAGCAAAAGGCATAACAGTAACGATACGATAGCATTTAATATCAGCTTTCCCTGCAATTTCATAAGCGTGCCTCCATATTAGCAATTGGTTTATTGATCTAGGGTAATTTTGGTTTTGCCGGAAGCGATCTGTGCTTTCAAATCTTCGAACGTTTGCTCTTGTTCGTCCGTGAGGGTGATGTTATGTAGGGCGGTTAAACCTACGCCGTTTTCTGCCAGACCATAGAACATTTCTTTTTCGGGAAATGAATGCTGGTTCTGAATGAACGTATTAATGGCGTTATGAAGAGAGACATCTACATTTTTGAGCATGGAAGTGAGTACTGCTTTTTCTGCTAAAAAGAACTGATCCTGGTCCACGCCAATGGCGTATTTACCCAATCTCTGAATCTCTGAAAGTGAGCCTATGCCTGTCAGTCCGGCTGCAACGTAAATGACGTCAACACGCTGTTCCTGAATCATCTGTGCTGCGAGCTTTCCTCCAAGATCAGGATTGCCAAAATCTCCGGCGTACACGACATGGACTGTGGCATCCGGATTAGCCGCCTTTACACCTTGCTCAAAACCTTGCTGGAAATCGTGAAGCACCGGAATATCCATTCCACCCAAAAAGCCTACATGGTCTTCGGTTGTTGCAAAGCCAGCAATAATGCCTGCAACATAGCTGCCTTCTTCTGCTTTGAAGGACATGGAGGTCACATTAGGGAGATCGGAATGCCCGTCAATAATGAGAAATTGCTGATCAGGATACTTCTGAGCAACCTTCTCCAGATCGGTCTTTATCGTGTCGCTTAGACCAATAATCAGATCAACCTTTTCCTTCGCAAATTGCTCAAAGGCTGCCTCGGATGTCAAATCCTTTCCTGGTTCCTTGTAATCAAAAACAATACTGTTCTCGTTTCTGGCCTGTACCAAGCCCTCAAAAGATGCGTCACTGAAAGAATGATCACCAAGGCCGACATCCGTAAGAACGATTCCGACCTTGGTTCGCTGATCTGCGGGGGAGACCTTCTCGGCTGCCGAACATGCTCCCAGCACCAGAACAACCAGAATCATCATCATGGTGAACCCGAATTTGTATTTCCACTGTGTTTTCATGTGCGTATGTCCTCTTTTCTGTAAGATGGAGATGACGTGTGAGGTGAGCAAATCCCCTTTATGTATATCGGAAGGGAACAGAGTCTCCATAATGGGGAGTGATGAAAATTTACGAAAAATCATTGAAACGCCAATGAAACCCATGAATTATACATGGAATTTACATTTGATGAGGCATGAATTCTCGACAGAACCTTTGCGTGCTGCTAATCAAGGTCAACGGAAAAAAGATAGACAAAAAGGCAAAGAGGAGACCAATCAGATCTCTTCTTTGCCTCTTTCCTCAAACCAATAAATGATGAATGACTACACTAACCCATGGATCAATACATTTATATATGAATGGTTTTCCCCATTCTCCCAGCGTATGCAATGCTTCAAGCTTTCCTACTCACATTCAGCTGCACTTGCAACATATTACCACGCAGCTACCGAGCCATCGGCCCGGCTTTCCGTGCCTCCGCATAACACGCCGTTGTCCGGGTTACGCCAGATGATCTGGCCGCGTCCAAACATTGACGGATCGAGGGCGATCTGTATATCATGCCCTTTGCGGGCAAGTGCTTGCGCAATATGCTGAGGAAATCCGGGCTCAACCAGAATCGTTTTGCCTTTGGTCCACTGCCAGCGCGGGGAATCGAGCGCGGCCTGTGGATTGAGGTGGAAGTCCACCGTATTCATGACGACCTGCACATGACCCTGAGGCTGCATGAAACCGCCCATGACCCCGAATGGCCCGACCGCTTCATCACCACGTGTGAGAAAGCCTGGGATGATCGTATGATATGTCCGTTTGCCCGGCTCCAATGCGTTGGCGTGATTCGGATCAAGCGAGAAATTATGCCCCCGGTTTTGCAGGGCAATGCCTGTGCCCGGCACAACCAGCCCGGAGCCGAAGCCCATATAATTGCTCTGAATGAAGGAAACCATGTTGCCCTCACCATCTGCCGTTGCAAGATACACCGTCCCGCTTGCCTTTGGGTCGCCCGCTTCAGGTGAAAGTGCCCTATCGCCAATGAGCTTGCGCCGTTCGTCTGCATACGCTTCGGACAATAACTCCTGCACTGTAACGCCCATCTTGCGTTCCTCGGTAATGTACTTCTCCCCATCGGCAAACGCCAGCTTCATGGCTTCCAATTGTCGATGATATCCCAGTACGGATTCCTTTTCATCAAAATCAAAACCCTTCAACACATTGAGCGCTGCCAGCGCTATCAGCCCCTGACCGTTAGGCGGGATCTCCCACACATCATATCCACGATAAGAGACCGAAATCGGATCAACCCATTCAGGCTGAAAGGCAGCCAGATCCTCCTTGGTCAGATAACCTCCGTGCTCTGCCAAAAAAGAGTGAATACGCTCCGCAAGATCCCCTTCATAGAAGTCTCGCGCTCCGCTCTCGCCAATCCGGCGCAGGGTAGCCGCATGATCCGGCGAACGCCACATCTCGCCCACGGTCGGAACACGCCCGCCTGGGGCAAACGTCTCAAACCACGCCCGCCCGGCTTCCGCATCGCCTTGGCGTGCATAGATGTCGGCTGCCCGTGCCCAATGGCGGGCCAGCCCAGGCGCAAGCGGGTAACCGACTTCCGCGTAGCGGACAGCCGGTTCCAGCGCTTCCGCCAGCGTGAGCCGCCCGAATCGGCGGCTCAGCTCAGCCCAACCCGCCGGTGCGCCAGGCACCGTCACCGGAACGACCCCTAGCTTCGGCATCTCCGAATAGCCCGCCGCTTTGAGCGCCTCAATCGAAATGCTCTGAGGCGCAGGTCCGCTGGCATTCAGGCCATGCAGCTTGCCCTCGGTCCAGACGAGGGCAAAGGCATCGCCCCCAATGCCATTGGACGTTGGCTCCAGCACTGTGAGCGCTGCCGCCGTTGCGATAGCGGCATCAATGGCATTGCCGCCTTTTTTTAACACATCGAGACCGGCTTGCGCAGCCAAAGGCTGTGAAGTGGCGACCATGCCTTGTTTGGCATAGACGGGTACGCGGTAAGACGGATACGGTTGATAGAGTGGATCGTAGTTCATCAGGTTGTTCAGCTCCTTGTCACAAGATGTCAGGTTCCGGCTTGCCGGATCAGTAGTCCTAACCCTCTTCGGAGCAGGGAACGTGATCTCCTGCTGCCAACGCGAAATCCAACCTGACATGACCCGTAAACGGAGAGGATACAGTTGCGTTCATAACTGTGCCAATGTCCTTTTTTTCAAAGATTTAAGCGATCTCCAGATAATCATGCATCAGGTCGTTACCATATCCCCACCATTGACATGGATGCACTCTCCGGTCACGTAGGAAGAGTCGCGGGATGCAAGATACACGTAGGCAGCTGCAAGCTCATAAGGCTGACCTGCCCGGCCCATCGGCGTCGAGGTTCCGAATATCTGCACATCTTCGGCAGAGAAGCTGGAAGGAATGAGCGGTGTCCAGATCGGCCCGGGTGCGACGCAATTGACTCGAATGCCCTCAGCAGCGAGCGATTTGGCGAGTACCCGTGTCAAAGAGACCACAGCCCCTTTGCTGGAAGAATAATCAATCAGCTGTACTTCACCTTTATAGGCCGTAATGGAAGCTGTATTGATGATGGATGCTCCTTTGCAGAGATGCGGGAGAGCTGCCTGAATCAGAAAAAAGTAGGCAAACACATTCGTCTGGAACGTATGATACAGCTGTTCTTCCGTAATATCGACAATGCTCGGCTGAACGTACTGTACGCCATGATTGTTGACCAGAACGTCGATCTTTCCGAAGGTTTCCATGGTTGTACGGATGACAGCCTCGCAGTTTTTCTTCAACCGCAGATCAATCTCGATTAACAGACACCGTTGTCCAAGTTCTTCAATGCGATCACGTGTCCTTTCGGCGTCGGTCCGTTCATATAAATAAGCGATGGTGATATCTGCACCTTCTTTGGCAAAAGCAATGGCTGCTGCTCTGCCGATTCCGCTGTCACCACCGGTAATAATTGCAACCTTGCCTTCCAGCTTGCAGCTGCCAATATAAGCAGGATCTTCGCTAATTGGTTCAGGCACCATCAGGGTTTCCAGACCTGGCTGCCGGTCCTGATGCTGGGGAGGGAAAGCTAGCTTTTGTGGCTTGCACACCGTTTTCTCACCGTAAAAAGGATATACCGGATTCATTCGTTTTACTTCCTCCTCGCACGTTCATTCATACGCCTAATCTATGCATTCGCCCAGAAAAGGTGCGGCAGGCGGGAGAAGGATATTTGTTTTTAACGAAAAATATACCATAATAAGGATGTAGCTATTGCAACAGTTCATTAAATGTGGAGGTGTCAGGAGTCCAATGAATATTCAGGGGATTAACCATCTGTGCTTTTCCGTATCTAATCTGGAACGGTCCATTACCTTTTTTGAGCAGGCTCTCGGTGCCCGTATTCAGGTGAAAGGCCGAAAGCTGGCGTACTTCGAACTTGCCGGACTATGGATCGCTTTAAACCAGGAAGACGTCATTCGCAACTATACGGAACGAACGTATACACATATTGCATTTACCGTAAAAGAAGAGGAATTCGACGAGTCTGTACAGCAGCTTCGAGCGGCCGGAGCTGACATCCTTCCCGGAAGACCACGCAACCCGAAGGATGCATTATCTGTTTATTTTACCGATCCCGATGGTCATCTGTTCGAGCTGCATACCGGAAATATGAAAAAAAGGCTGGATTATTACCGGGAAGACAAACCTCATATGACCTTTTATCCATAAGACCACTATGTAAATGGAGGTAAATGGCAATTAACGTATTTAATGTCACTGCAATTATCCGTAAAATAAATCTCAGGTTCACCGAGGATATAGGATATATCTAATGCCAAACGATACAGAAGGAGAGATGGGCGTGGAGAGCAAAGGATGCAAATTACGGGTAATTGCAAGTGGACTCTGCATGGCCACAGTCATGCTGGTTTCCGTTTTTACGGGGGGAATTCCCAATACCGGGGAACGAACGGGGTTTGCTGAAGTTTCGGTTGAACAGAATTATGAATTTCCACCTGTAACGCTGCTTGATCTGAATGACCCAGTCCCTCGTTGATGAATATGTATATTTAATCCTGTCCGTTTTGGAGGTTTAGGCCGAAAATGGGGCCTCTGTTACAGAGACCCTAATTCCATAAAACCTTTTCGTTTGTATTTTTAGTTGTTAGAAGAAGATAGGATTTGTCTTTACTTGATAAATGACTTGTAGTCGTTATATTCCATTTTACGATTCTGCTTGCTCATGAGGAGTAATTGATGGCTGATATTGGCCTCACGCTCTGCATAAATGCGTTTTAACAGGTCGTGACTCATTCTTAAAAAGTAATACCCTTCATTCGGATTGTCTTTCTCGTGGTACACCAGGCCGAGAAGACGATATAATTTTGCCCTCAGTATCCCCTCATCTCGCTGATCGAGCAATTGAAGGGCTTCTTTGATGGTGGCCTCTGCTTCCAGCGGCTCGCGTTCTTCCAGATAGATTTTACTCATTTCCTCCAATATGGAAGCCTTCTTGTCGGGCAGATTGCGTTTGTCGTATATATCGGCGCATTCAGTCAGCAAGGGAAGGGCTTCTTTTTTTTGCCCCATATGAAGCTGAATTACAGCAAGATTGTGAAGAGCAAGCACATAGGATTCACTTTTAGCCCGTTTATATGATTCTGCCGAGGTTTTGGTCCAATTTTGGCTTAATGGGAGATGCCCGTCCTGTTCAGACATATAGTAGGCTTTGCCCAAACCAAGTGTAATTTCGCCATAGAGTTCCTGTTGCCCGGTCATTCGGGCTTCCTTTTCTGCTTTGTGATAGAAATCCAGCCCTTGATCCACATTCCCCAAGCGCAAATGAGTCGTTCCAAGGTAGGTCATTGCACGAATATGATTCTCATGAAGGTGTTTAAGCCTGCTGCTATAAATGTGCGCCTGTTCATAATATTTCCGGGCCGCGTGGAATAGTTCTGCGTGAAAGGCAGATCGCCCCATCTCCAGATAATATTGCACAATGCGTTCTCGATCTCCGGTGCGGGTTACTGTAAAGGCGGCGGCTTCGCCCTTGTCCATGGCTTCCCGATGTTCCCCCATTCGATTATGGCTGCGCATGATGAGAAGATAGGCATCTGTCTGGTCCAGCGTATCCTTGGTTAGTTTGAGCACATTGTGACCCATGCGAATGCAGGCACGGTCGTTGTTTTCCTGATAATAGGCCTTTGCTTTGTCCAACACGGCTTCACCGATATCCGTATCTGTCCCTGTATCTCCTCCCAAAAAATACTCAATGGGCGTATTCAATCGTTTCGCAATAATCTTCAACATACGTTGGGAAGGAACGGCTCTGCCCTTTTCGATAAGGCTGATATAGGAGCGCGTCATATCCTCCCCTGCCAGTTGTTTTTGAGAGAGTCCAAGCTGCTCCCGGATTTCCCGGATTTTGGGTCCGACCATGTTCATTCACCGCCGTCTACTAGAATTGTGAATTATTGTTGATTTCATGGAGTGGGAAGATATATGAGGTAAGGGGTGTAAGGGGGTTATTTACCTCCATTTACAGTTTAATTCCAAATTGAGAGATTATAGAATGATGGTATCCAAGATGAAAGGAGGAGAAATGAATGGTCCTTAAAGCGACTCCCATTACACTGGAGCAACTGAAACGTAAAGAAGCAGCGCAATTGGAAGCTAATGTACAGGGTGAGACTCGTGAAGTCAGTGCTCGTGCAGTAGAAGCTCGTGCAGTAGAAGCTCGTGCAGTAGAAGCTCGTGCAGTAGAAGCTCGTGCAGTAGAAGCTCGCGCAGCAGCAGCTCGTGCAGTAGAAGCTCGTGCAGCAGAAGCTCGCGCAGTAGAAGCTCGCGCAGCAGCGGCTCGCGCAGCAGCAGCTCGTGCGGCAGCGGCTCGCGCAGCAGAAGCTCGTGCGGCAGCAGCTCGTGCCTGATCTTACTTACTTAGCGTATTGCGTTAGATTCATAGATGAGAGCTTCCGTGGAAGCTCTCTCTCCCTATATTCAGAGAGATTCGCACGTTGGTGATAACGAGGTGTTTTGAGCCGATGCAAATTAAGCAAATATGGTCTTACATTCCAGAACATATCGTCCCCATCCGGGAACTGAATGATGCTCTGGGACTCAACAGTGCCCAGACAAAAGTGCTGGAAAAAATTCATGGTTTAAAACAGGTTCGGCAAGACAAGGACGGAGATCTGGCGGCTTTACTCGGACGTGTACTTACCCAAGTGGTAAACCATAGAAACGTAGCCCCTGCTTCGATTAAGTATATCATTTATTGCCACACAATTCAGGAAAATTTCCCCTTTCCTATGAAAGTTTTGCAAGGTTTGAAACAGGCATACGGATTGCAACATGCCATCGCGTTTTCACTTACGCAGCAGAACTGTGCATCGGGTTTGGTTGCCCTGAATGTTGCCGAGACTTTGCTGCCTTCATTGGAAGCGGATGATCATATTTTAATTTTGACAGGGGAAAAAACGTTTAGCCCCGTTGTGCAGCTGATTCCCAACACAACCGTGATGGGAGAGGCAGCCGCGGCTGTCCTGGTCGGTAATATCGGAGATGGAAGCCGTATGGTTGGTCTTACGAATATTACGCTCGGTCAGTACTGTAATGTGCTTACGGGAAATCCTCAACTACAAAGGGAATTCCAGGAGATATACACACCGCGGTTATGCGATGCCATTCTTACAGCAGTGGAACAGGCGGGACTTGCACTGCAGGATATTCGATATATCGTACCGCACAATGTGAATCTATCCTCCTGGAAAAAGGTAGCCGCCCGATTATCGTATCCCCTCGAACGTATGTATACATCGAATGTGCAGGAGATTGGTCACTGCTTCTGTTCGGATCCGTATATCAACCTCCAAGCTGTTCTGGAGCAGGAGCTTCTGCAACCGGATGATTATTATCTGCTTGTTACAGTTGGTCTAGGGGTTACCTTCAGCGTAGCAGTAATGCAATATGCAGGAATTGGAGGCGATGGTCGTGACGACAGTGTTGACCGATTTTTCGAGCAAGTTGAAGTTGGCGTTAACGGGCCGGCATAATGTTACTTTTGTATATCTGAACAATTTTGAGGTTGAGGAATATTGGGGTGATCAGGGGATTATTAAGCTGCCTTCATTGAGCATAGGCTCGGCTTCAGACGTCGTGAACCGGATGGAAGAATTGGGACTGTTTCTGGCAGGAGAGAACGATATCATTTTGCTCAAGAGTCTGCCGGATCAAGCCTTCATGGCAGAGGCGCATTCACTGGGCTTTGGCCAGTCGCGCTGCATTGCTGCGAAATGCAACGAGCCTGCACTGAACATCACTGCTAATCTTCTCAGTTGTCCAGATGCGCTGGACAAGCTGCGTCAGCTGTCCAAGAATCCCGACACACCTACGTATTTGGTCCCCTTCGGGACATCGGAACAGGAAGAAGAGCTCTCCCGCATTACCGGAATTCCTCTTGCCGTTCCCTCCTCAGACGTGTTCCGCAAGGTGAATGACAAGGGGTATTCGCGCCGCCTTAACGCCGAGCTGGGCATTCGCCAAATTCCAGGCGCAGAATGTACATCCCTGGAAGAGCTTGCATCCGGTTTTGAACGCCTGAAGCCAGTGCTTGAGCAGGGTGGACGCCTTGTGCTGAAGGATTCCATGGGCGTGTCGGGCAAAGGCATTACCGTGATCTCTGATGAAAGCCGATTTTACAAATGTATGAGCTTGCTGGAGAAGCAGGCGAGTAAAAAGGATATTCGCAGGGTCAATTACGTGCTTGAGCAATGGATCGACAAAATCTGTGACCTGAATTATCAGATCCTCATTGATCGGTCCGGCGGAGTCGAATTCCTCGGTATAAAGGAGTCGTTGGTACAACAGGGCGTGCATCAGGGACATCTTATGCCTTCTCGCCTGAGTGACATTCAGCTTGGCATCATTCAAGAGGCGGCTTTGCGAATCGGTACCGCCTTGCATCGGGACGGATATTACGGCATCGCCGGCATGGACGCGATACTGGATGAGGACGGCACAATTTGGCCCAACCTTGAGATCAATGCAAGGTTTAACATGTCTACATACCAGACGAACATTCAAGACCGTTGGCTCCCAGAAGGCATGTTCGGTCTCGCCAAAAAATACACACTTCGTCTCAAGCGTTTGCTGGAATACGGAGAGCTGCGTTCCAGACTGGGTGGGCTAATGTTCACACCGGAGAATGGCGAAGGGCTGTTCATCAACAACTTTGCCACGGTCAATGCGGCATTCAAAAGTGAGGGATGTCTTTTTTCCGGACGTCTGTATGGCGTTATTATTGCGTCTTCCTCCGAACGGCTGCGTGCCATCGACGAATCGGTAGAAGCCGTCTTAACTTCGATAAGTGAGGTGATGTGATGTCTGCGGAATATCAGATTCAGCAGTTGCCCATCTCGGAAATAGCCGAGAAATTCGGGACCCCCCTGTATGTGTATGACGGGGATGTCCTGCAACAGGTATATCAGGAGCTTAGGGGATCGCTTACTCCCCATGTGGAACTGTTTTATTCATTGAAGGCCAACCCGAATGTTTCGATTGTACACATGCTGCAAGAGATGGGCGCGCAGGCGGAGGTGTGCTCCCTAACGGAATTGCACA includes:
- a CDS encoding glucose 1-dehydrogenase, yielding MNPVYPFYGEKTVCKPQKLAFPPQHQDRQPGLETLMVPEPISEDPAYIGSCKLEGKVAIITGGDSGIGRAAAIAFAKEGADITIAYLYERTDAERTRDRIEELGQRCLLIEIDLRLKKNCEAVIRTTMETFGKIDVLVNNHGVQYVQPSIVDITEEQLYHTFQTNVFAYFFLIQAALPHLCKGASIINTASITAYKGEVQLIDYSSSKGAVVSLTRVLAKSLAAEGIRVNCVAPGPIWTPLIPSSFSAEDVQIFGTSTPMGRAGQPYELAAAYVYLASRDSSYVTGECIHVNGGDMVTT
- the fosB gene encoding metallothiol transferase FosB yields the protein MNIQGINHLCFSVSNLERSITFFEQALGARIQVKGRKLAYFELAGLWIALNQEDVIRNYTERTYTHIAFTVKEEEFDESVQQLRAAGADILPGRPRNPKDALSVYFTDPDGHLFELHTGNMKKRLDYYREDKPHMTFYP
- a CDS encoding helix-turn-helix domain-containing protein, whose protein sequence is MVGPKIREIREQLGLSQKQLAGEDMTRSYISLIEKGRAVPSQRMLKIIAKRLNTPIEYFLGGDTGTDTDIGEAVLDKAKAYYQENNDRACIRMGHNVLKLTKDTLDQTDAYLLIMRSHNRMGEHREAMDKGEAAAFTVTRTGDRERIVQYYLEMGRSAFHAELFHAARKYYEQAHIYSSRLKHLHENHIRAMTYLGTTHLRLGNVDQGLDFYHKAEKEARMTGQQELYGEITLGLGKAYYMSEQDGHLPLSQNWTKTSAESYKRAKSESYVLALHNLAVIQLHMGQKKEALPLLTECADIYDKRNLPDKKASILEEMSKIYLEEREPLEAEATIKEALQLLDQRDEGILRAKLYRLLGLVYHEKDNPNEGYYFLRMSHDLLKRIYAEREANISHQLLLMSKQNRKMEYNDYKSFIK
- a CDS encoding 3-oxoacyl-[acyl-carrier-protein] synthase III C-terminal domain-containing protein, producing the protein MQIKQIWSYIPEHIVPIRELNDALGLNSAQTKVLEKIHGLKQVRQDKDGDLAALLGRVLTQVVNHRNVAPASIKYIIYCHTIQENFPFPMKVLQGLKQAYGLQHAIAFSLTQQNCASGLVALNVAETLLPSLEADDHILILTGEKTFSPVVQLIPNTTVMGEAAAAVLVGNIGDGSRMVGLTNITLGQYCNVLTGNPQLQREFQEIYTPRLCDAILTAVEQAGLALQDIRYIVPHNVNLSSWKKVAARLSYPLERMYTSNVQEIGHCFCSDPYINLQAVLEQELLQPDDYYLLVTVGLGVTFSVAVMQYAGIGGDGRDDSVDRFFEQVEVGVNGPA
- a CDS encoding ATP-grasp domain-containing protein → MTTVLTDFSSKLKLALTGRHNVTFVYLNNFEVEEYWGDQGIIKLPSLSIGSASDVVNRMEELGLFLAGENDIILLKSLPDQAFMAEAHSLGFGQSRCIAAKCNEPALNITANLLSCPDALDKLRQLSKNPDTPTYLVPFGTSEQEEELSRITGIPLAVPSSDVFRKVNDKGYSRRLNAELGIRQIPGAECTSLEELASGFERLKPVLEQGGRLVLKDSMGVSGKGITVISDESRFYKCMSLLEKQASKKDIRRVNYVLEQWIDKICDLNYQILIDRSGGVEFLGIKESLVQQGVHQGHLMPSRLSDIQLGIIQEAALRIGTALHRDGYYGIAGMDAILDEDGTIWPNLEINARFNMSTYQTNIQDRWLPEGMFGLAKKYTLRLKRLLEYGELRSRLGGLMFTPENGEGLFINNFATVNAAFKSEGCLFSGRLYGVIIASSSERLRAIDESVEAVLTSISEVM